The following coding sequences lie in one Phalacrocorax aristotelis chromosome 4, bGulAri2.1, whole genome shotgun sequence genomic window:
- the LOC142056510 gene encoding multifunctional protein ADE2, whose protein sequence is MAPTASDLKLGKKVNEGKTKEVYELPDIPGCVLMQSKDQITAGNAARKDRMEGKAAISNTTTSCVFQLLQEAGIKTAFVRKQSDTAFIAAHCEMIPIEWVCRRIATGSFLKRNPGVKEGYKFYPPKIEMFYKDDANNDPQWSEEQLIEAKFCFAGLTIGQTEVDIMARSTQAIFEILEKSWQPQNCTLVDLKIEFGVNILTKEIVLADVIDNDSWRLWPSGDRSQQKDKQSYRDLKEVTPEALQMVKRNFEWVAERVELLLKTKSQGRVVVLMGSPSDLSHCEKIKKACATFGIPCELRVTSAHKGPDETLRIKAEYEGDGIPTVFVAVAGRSNGLGPVMSGNTAYPVVNCPPLSADWGTQDVWSSLRLPSGLGCPTTLSPEGAAQFAAQIFGLNNHLVWAKLRSNMLNTWISLKQADKKLRECTL, encoded by the exons ATGGCCCCCACAGCATCAG ACCTGAAACTTGgtaaaaaagtaaatgaagGTAAAACGAAAGAAGTGTATGAGTTGCCAGATATCCCGGGATGTGTCCTCATGCAGTCGAAAGACCAGATAACAGCAGGAAATGCAGCCAGGAAGGACCGAATGGAAGGGAAGGCTGCCATTTCCAATACAACAACTAGCTGTGTGTTTCAGTTGCTTCAAGAAGCTG GAATCAAAACAGCTTTTGTCAGGAAGCAGAGTGACACAGCATTCATAGCAGCTCACTGTGAAATGATCCCAATTGAATGGGTGTGCAGAAGAATTGCTACTGGCTCCTTCCTCAAAAGAAACCCTGGTGTCAAAGAAGGATATAAGTTTTACCCACCAAAAATTGAGATGTTTTACAAG GATGATGCTAATAATGATCCACAGTGGTCTGAGGAGCAGCTAATTGaagcaaaattctgttttgctggaCTTACTATTGGCCAGACTGAAGTGGATATTATGGCTCGTTCTACTCAAGCTATTTTTGAGATCCTGGAAAAATCATGGCAGCCCCAAAACTGCACTCTGGTAGACCTGAAG ATTGAATTTGGTGTTAATATTCTGACAAAAGAAATTGTTCTTGCTGATGTTATTGATAATGATTCATGGAGACTGTGGCCATCAGGAGACAGAAGCCAGCAGAAGGACAAACAG TCCTACCGGGACCTGAAAGAAGTGACTCCTGAAGCTCTGCAGATGGTTAAGAGAAACTTTGAATGGGTTGCAGAAAGAGTGGAG ttgcttctgaaaacaaagagccAAGGTAGAGTTGTGGTGTTGATGGGATCTCCTTCTGACCTCAGtcactgtgaaaaaataaaaaaggcatgtGCAACCTTTGGAATTCCTTGTGAGTTAAGAGTGACCTCTGCTCACAAAGGGCCGGATGAAACCCTGAGGATCAAAGCAGAATATGAAG gAGACGGAATCCCAACAGTGTTTGTCGCAGTAGCTGGCAGAAGCAACGGTTTGGGGCCAGTAATGTCCGGTAACACTGCTTACCCGGTTGTCAACTGTCCTCCGCTCTCAGCTGACTGGGGAACTCAGGATGTGTGGTCCTCTCTCAGACTACCCAGTG GTCTTGGCTGCCCTACTACTCTGTCACCTGAAGGAGCTGCCCAGTTTGCTGCCCAGATATTTGGGTTGAACAACCATTTGGTGTGGGCCAAACTGCGATCAAACATGTTGAACACCTGGATCTCCTTGAAGCAGGCTGATAAAAAGCTTCGAGAGTGCACCTTGTAA